From the genome of Erythrobacter litoralis, one region includes:
- a CDS encoding efflux RND transporter periplasmic adaptor subunit — protein MRIIPSIAACLLLAACSADEASRPDRSVTVVAQEIEYLPEESIVEAIGTARAARTAELYPEAAGEVVAVRFSPGDYVGAGAPLVELEARAERLALKLAEVRVEEAEQLLARYRRIEDTGALSESQIEAGETALAAARIERDQAADTLAERIVRAPFAGHVGFTEVDVGDRITPTTLIAQIDRRDRLFVEFNAPEAVFQRLSEGTSVELVPFSQPERSISAPIRAVGTTIAEDQRSYRVRAVIANEGDRYRPGMSFTVRYRDRGRMRAAVPEAAVVWGGEGSSVFAVRDGKAVRVPVTIAARRDGLALVDAQLERGALVIAEGVQKVREGQAVELVEPRTRDAAPVETAGAQ, from the coding sequence ATGCGCATCATACCTTCTATCGCGGCGTGTCTGCTGCTCGCGGCCTGTTCCGCTGACGAGGCCTCGCGGCCCGACCGTTCTGTCACGGTCGTCGCCCAGGAAATCGAATACCTTCCCGAGGAATCGATCGTCGAGGCGATCGGCACCGCCCGCGCGGCGCGCACGGCCGAGCTCTATCCCGAGGCCGCCGGCGAGGTCGTCGCGGTGCGTTTTTCCCCCGGCGATTACGTGGGCGCGGGAGCGCCTCTGGTCGAGCTCGAGGCGCGGGCCGAACGGCTGGCGCTGAAGCTTGCCGAAGTGCGCGTCGAGGAAGCCGAGCAATTGCTCGCCCGATACCGCCGGATCGAGGATACCGGCGCCTTGTCCGAAAGCCAGATCGAGGCGGGCGAGACCGCGCTCGCCGCCGCCCGGATCGAGCGCGACCAGGCCGCCGATACGCTTGCCGAGAGGATCGTGCGCGCGCCTTTCGCGGGCCATGTCGGCTTTACCGAGGTCGATGTCGGCGACCGCATCACGCCGACCACGCTGATCGCCCAGATCGACCGGCGCGACCGCCTGTTCGTCGAATTCAACGCGCCCGAGGCGGTGTTCCAGCGCCTTTCCGAAGGCACCAGCGTCGAACTCGTCCCCTTTTCGCAGCCCGAACGGTCGATCAGCGCCCCGATCCGCGCGGTGGGCACAACCATCGCCGAAGACCAGCGCAGCTATCGCGTGCGCGCGGTGATCGCCAATGAAGGCGATCGCTACCGCCCCGGCATGAGCTTTACCGTGCGCTACAGGGACCGCGGCCGGATGCGCGCAGCCGTGCCCGAGGCGGCGGTGGTGTGGGGCGGGGAAGGCTCCTCGGTCTTCGCGGTCAGGGACGGCAAGGCGGTGCGCGTCCCCGTCACCATCGCCGCCCGGCGCGATGGGCTCGCGCTCGTCGATGCCCAGCTCGAACGGGGCGCGCTCGTCATCGCCGAAGGCGTGCAGAAGGTGCGCGAGGGGCAGGCGGTCGAACTGGTCGAACCGCGCACCCGCGACGCGGCCCCGGTCGAAACGGCGGGCGCGCAGTGA
- a CDS encoding efflux RND transporter permease subunit produces the protein MKEKTDLPVLAVKRPLLIMVLNLLIVIAGAAALLGTEVRELPNVDRPIVTVSATLPGAAPETMDSEVTSVLENAAARVNGVRQIRSSSEENNTRIRVEFNPGTDLDAAASDIREAVSRVTRELPERLEQVRVVKADEDAQSIMTLAVASDAYDDMELTRIVENDIIPELLAADGVASIDTFGTRERQLRVAVDPARLARYSLTMSDVAAALEQAPFDTPVGSFRSDQQQLLVRAEAKAADPELIDAVAIQGEVTIADVAETYFAPADATSYVRLDGEPVIGLGVIRQANSNTIAISDSIRAATERLDQRFEEIDIRVIADDAVFISTSVREVIVTLAFTVAVVVVTIWLFFGHWRPTLIPSTAIPIALVGVVSGIWLLGFSINLLTLLAIVLATGLIVDDAIVVLENAQRLQKEKGLGRKASAVLGTRQVYFAVIATTAVLVSVFVPISFLPSETGRLFREFGFVLAIAVILSTFVAVSLVPALAAKIDLAGEGAEPNPRLHRIASRFADRYRTGVARAIERPWVTVGLSVLAVIGAGLLYTQLDEELVPDEDRATFYIWASGPDGVGLAFMDREMDEIEQVLEPYVESGEIESTLSIVGRYDPNRVQVTANLADWDERTRSQTEIVDEISEPLDRLPGSRASARGRGTLSGGFGGGGGLEVALTGNNYEGIYASARALSDAIATQSDILSDPEISYQPTQPQLSIAIDRQRAADLGVELSDLATTLQAMVDGLEVVDLNVDDQAIPIFLTAETVAITNPADLGNLYVRSGSGALVPVSALTRFTEEGVAAELDRTEQRRAIEVEAAIAPGTPLADAVAEIERLAGEAVAEDIDMILQGEAEQLEESSNELLLTYAFALLIVFLVLVAQFESLASPLVILASIPFALAAAIYALFLSGTSLNIYSQIGLVMLIGLMAKNGILMVEFADQKREAGAEVRDAIAEAAAIRLRPIAMTLISTVLGAVPLILASGAGAEARQAIGWVIFGGLGIAAVFTLFLVPALYTLIAPLTAPRSVDLARYRREMDEEEKEPEGLPA, from the coding sequence GTGAAGGAAAAGACCGACCTTCCGGTGCTCGCGGTCAAGCGGCCGCTGCTCATCATGGTGCTGAACCTGCTGATCGTGATCGCGGGAGCTGCCGCGCTTCTCGGCACCGAAGTGCGCGAACTACCCAATGTCGACCGGCCCATCGTGACGGTATCGGCGACGCTGCCCGGCGCCGCCCCCGAGACGATGGATTCCGAAGTCACATCCGTGCTCGAAAATGCCGCCGCGCGGGTCAATGGAGTGCGCCAGATCCGGTCCTCGAGCGAGGAAAACAACACCCGCATACGCGTCGAATTCAACCCCGGCACCGATCTCGACGCGGCTGCCAGCGACATCCGCGAGGCCGTCAGCCGGGTTACGCGCGAACTGCCCGAACGGCTCGAACAGGTGCGCGTCGTCAAGGCGGACGAGGACGCGCAGTCGATCATGACGCTGGCCGTGGCGAGCGATGCCTATGACGACATGGAACTCACCCGCATCGTCGAGAACGACATCATTCCCGAACTGCTCGCCGCAGACGGCGTCGCCAGCATCGACACGTTCGGCACGCGTGAGCGGCAATTGCGCGTCGCGGTCGATCCGGCGCGGCTGGCGCGCTATTCGCTGACGATGAGCGACGTCGCGGCCGCGCTCGAACAGGCGCCGTTCGACACGCCCGTGGGTTCGTTCCGTTCGGACCAGCAGCAATTGCTCGTCCGCGCCGAAGCCAAGGCGGCGGACCCGGAACTGATCGACGCGGTGGCGATCCAGGGCGAAGTCACCATCGCAGATGTCGCCGAGACCTATTTCGCGCCCGCCGATGCGACCAGCTATGTGCGCCTCGACGGGGAACCGGTGATCGGCCTCGGCGTGATCCGGCAGGCCAATTCCAACACCATCGCCATTTCGGACTCGATCCGCGCGGCGACCGAACGGCTCGACCAGCGGTTCGAGGAGATCGACATTCGCGTGATCGCCGACGATGCGGTGTTCATATCGACCTCGGTGCGCGAGGTGATCGTCACACTGGCCTTTACCGTCGCGGTCGTGGTCGTGACGATCTGGCTGTTCTTCGGCCACTGGCGGCCGACCCTCATCCCGAGCACCGCCATCCCCATCGCGCTGGTCGGGGTCGTCTCGGGCATCTGGCTGCTGGGATTCTCGATCAACCTGCTCACCCTTCTCGCCATCGTGCTCGCCACCGGGCTCATCGTCGACGATGCCATCGTCGTGCTGGAGAACGCGCAGCGCCTGCAGAAGGAGAAGGGGCTGGGGCGCAAGGCATCGGCGGTGCTGGGAACGCGGCAGGTCTATTTCGCGGTGATCGCGACGACGGCGGTGCTGGTTTCGGTGTTCGTGCCGATCAGTTTCCTGCCGTCCGAAACGGGCCGCCTGTTCCGCGAATTCGGCTTCGTCCTCGCCATTGCGGTGATCCTGTCGACCTTCGTCGCGGTCAGCCTCGTGCCCGCGCTCGCCGCCAAGATCGACCTTGCCGGCGAAGGTGCGGAGCCGAACCCCCGGCTCCATCGCATCGCGAGCCGTTTTGCGGACCGCTATCGCACCGGGGTCGCGCGTGCCATCGAGCGGCCATGGGTGACGGTGGGCCTTTCGGTCCTCGCGGTCATCGGCGCAGGGCTCCTCTACACCCAGCTCGACGAGGAACTGGTGCCGGACGAGGACCGCGCGACCTTCTATATCTGGGCGAGCGGGCCGGACGGCGTCGGCCTTGCCTTCATGGACCGCGAGATGGACGAGATCGAGCAAGTGCTCGAACCCTATGTCGAAAGCGGTGAGATCGAGAGCACGCTTTCCATCGTCGGGCGCTACGATCCCAACCGGGTGCAGGTGACGGCCAATCTCGCCGATTGGGATGAACGGACACGCAGCCAGACCGAAATCGTGGACGAGATCAGCGAACCGCTCGACCGCCTGCCCGGCTCGCGCGCTTCGGCCCGGGGACGAGGCACCCTGTCGGGCGGTTTCGGCGGGGGAGGAGGGCTCGAGGTCGCGCTCACGGGCAACAATTACGAGGGCATCTACGCCTCTGCCCGCGCGCTGTCGGATGCCATCGCGACGCAGTCCGATATCCTGTCCGATCCCGAGATTTCCTACCAGCCGACCCAGCCGCAGCTTTCCATCGCGATCGACCGCCAGCGCGCCGCCGATCTCGGCGTGGAACTGTCGGATCTCGCGACGACCCTGCAGGCGATGGTCGACGGGCTCGAAGTGGTCGACCTCAATGTCGACGACCAGGCGATCCCGATCTTCCTCACCGCCGAAACGGTCGCGATCACCAATCCGGCCGATCTCGGCAATCTCTATGTCCGTTCGGGCAGCGGCGCGCTGGTTCCCGTCTCCGCGCTCACCCGCTTCACCGAGGAAGGGGTGGCGGCCGAACTCGACCGGACCGAACAACGCCGCGCGATCGAGGTGGAGGCGGCGATTGCCCCCGGCACCCCGCTCGCCGATGCGGTCGCCGAAATCGAGCGGCTCGCCGGCGAGGCGGTGGCCGAGGACATCGACATGATCCTGCAGGGAGAGGCCGAGCAATTGGAGGAAAGCTCCAACGAATTGCTGCTGACCTATGCCTTTGCGCTGTTGATCGTGTTCCTCGTCCTCGTCGCCCAGTTCGAAAGCCTGGCGAGCCCGCTGGTCATCCTCGCCTCGATCCCCTTCGCGCTGGCCGCGGCGATCTATGCGCTGTTCCTGTCGGGCACCTCGCTCAACATCTATTCGCAGATCGGGCTCGTCATGCTGATCGGGCTGATGGCTAAGAACGGCATCCTGATGGTCGAATTCGCCGACCAGAAGCGCGAGGCGGGGGCCGAGGTGCGCGATGCGATTGCCGAGGCCGCCGCGATCCGCCTGCGCCCCATCGCGATGACGCTGATCTCGACCGTGCTGGGCGCGGTGCCGCTGATCCTTGCGAGCGGGGCGGGGGCCGAGGCGCGGCAGGCGATCGGCTGGGTGATCTTCGGCGGGCTCGGCATCGCGGCGGTGTTCACCCTGTTCCTCGTGCCGGCGCTCTATACGCTGATCGCCCCGCTCACGGCGCCGCGCAGCGTTGATCTTGCGCGCTATCGCCGCGAGATGGACGAGGAGGAAAAGGAGCCGGAGGGGCTTCCGGCATGA
- a CDS encoding TolC family protein, with product MRFALSCAALGLLAACASPQIPEVEPAAAIALPEDYFADARPPAGLEEAWWRGFDEAELDALVAEALARNQTLEAARARLAAARAVLRAEEADFLPTIDGDASLGGSIDSEAGGGGAFLDEASAGLGGVWTIDLNGRLSAERAEALAGVEASEYFLADRRRLLASAVANRFVELRRTGARLRLLEQSADLQRQTLRIVQLREEAGLSSNFDVRRAAADLSRTLAQRGPLLLARARAANALSVLTGEPPAEVPEADGSEQIPDYARGPAVGVPADLLRARPDLLLAEADIAAAAARVGIERADLLPALSLPGFVTLGDGSVDGLFSQAVAGLAAVLGVPILDGGRRRAEVAAAEADLEAALADYRQVLLENLAEVESALVAIRSAEDRRDELATAVAESEAAFEQSNALYREGLASLFDVLDVQRQLIGSREALIDAEASLAQAYIDLFTAIGAPAEAG from the coding sequence ATGAGGTTCGCCCTGTCCTGCGCGGCGCTCGGCCTGCTTGCTGCCTGCGCGTCACCGCAAATTCCCGAGGTCGAGCCCGCTGCGGCGATCGCGCTGCCCGAGGATTACTTCGCCGATGCCCGCCCCCCGGCGGGGCTGGAGGAGGCGTGGTGGCGCGGTTTCGACGAGGCGGAGCTCGATGCGCTGGTGGCCGAGGCGCTGGCGCGCAACCAGACGCTCGAGGCGGCGCGCGCGCGGCTTGCGGCGGCGCGCGCGGTTCTGCGCGCGGAGGAAGCCGATTTCCTGCCCACGATCGATGGCGATGCCAGCCTGGGCGGCTCGATCGACAGCGAAGCGGGCGGGGGAGGTGCCTTCCTCGACGAAGCGAGCGCGGGGCTGGGAGGCGTCTGGACGATCGACCTCAACGGGCGGCTTTCGGCCGAGCGGGCCGAGGCCCTGGCCGGGGTCGAGGCGTCGGAATATTTCCTCGCCGACCGCCGCCGCCTGCTCGCCTCGGCCGTCGCCAACCGCTTCGTCGAACTGCGCCGCACCGGGGCGCGGCTGCGGCTGCTCGAACAATCCGCCGATCTCCAGCGGCAGACCCTGAGGATAGTGCAATTGCGCGAGGAAGCGGGCCTGTCCTCCAATTTCGACGTCCGCCGCGCCGCCGCCGACCTTTCGCGCACGCTCGCCCAGCGCGGACCGCTGCTGCTCGCCCGCGCGCGCGCGGCCAATGCGCTGTCGGTGCTGACCGGGGAGCCGCCCGCCGAAGTGCCCGAGGCCGATGGCAGCGAGCAGATCCCCGATTACGCGCGCGGGCCCGCAGTGGGCGTCCCCGCCGATCTCCTGCGAGCGCGGCCCGACCTGCTGCTTGCCGAAGCGGACATCGCCGCCGCCGCCGCGCGGGTCGGGATCGAACGCGCCGATCTCCTTCCCGCGCTCAGCCTCCCGGGCTTCGTCACATTGGGCGACGGCAGCGTGGACGGGCTGTTCTCGCAGGCGGTCGCCGGCCTTGCCGCCGTTCTCGGCGTGCCGATCCTCGATGGCGGGCGACGCCGTGCGGAGGTCGCCGCCGCCGAGGCCGATTTGGAAGCCGCGCTCGCCGATTATCGCCAGGTCCTGCTCGAAAACCTCGCCGAGGTCGAAAGCGCGCTGGTCGCGATCCGCAGCGCCGAGGACCGCCGCGACGAACTCGCCACCGCCGTCGCCGAGAGCGAGGCGGCGTTCGAACAGTCCAACGCGCTCTACCGCGAAGGGCTCGCCTCGCTGTTCGACGTGCTCGACGTGCAGCGCCAGCTGATCGGCAGCCGCGAGGCGCTGATCGATGCAGAGGCGAGCCTCGCCCAGGCCTATATCGACCTCTTCACCGCAATCGGCGCGCCCGCCGAGGCGGGCTGA
- a CDS encoding protochlorophyllide reductase encodes MIAGQTPVCIITGASSGIGLWATRALMARGWHVVMACRDTAKAEAAAREIGLAPEGRTIMQLDLGTLSGVRGFVSEFRMLGRPLDALVCNAATYMPRLTAPLRSPEGYELSVAINYFGHFLLANLLLEDLGRARDPRLVTLGTVTANSEEFGGRIPIPAPADLGDFEGLKAGFKDPVAMIDGNPFKPGKAYKDSKLACMMMSRELHARFHDRTGIVFTTLYPGCVADTPLFRHAPRAFQRIFPWFQKNVTGGYVSQPLAGERVADVVADPAFARSGVHWSWGNRQREGREAFAQSLSPKATDAARARELWDLTARLVGLEQRVREPA; translated from the coding sequence ATGATTGCGGGTCAAACACCTGTCTGCATCATCACGGGGGCCTCTTCGGGCATCGGGCTGTGGGCCACCAGGGCGCTGATGGCGCGCGGATGGCATGTCGTCATGGCCTGCCGCGACACGGCGAAGGCCGAAGCGGCCGCGCGCGAGATCGGCCTTGCCCCCGAAGGCCGCACGATCATGCAGCTCGATCTCGGCACGCTTTCGGGGGTGCGCGGCTTCGTCAGCGAATTCCGCATGCTCGGCCGTCCGCTCGACGCGCTGGTCTGCAATGCGGCGACCTACATGCCGCGCCTGACTGCGCCGCTGCGCTCGCCCGAGGGGTATGAGCTTTCCGTCGCGATCAATTATTTCGGTCATTTCCTGCTCGCGAACCTGCTGCTCGAAGATCTCGGGCGGGCGCGCGATCCCCGGCTCGTGACGCTCGGCACGGTGACTGCCAATTCCGAGGAGTTCGGCGGCAGGATCCCCATACCCGCGCCCGCCGATCTCGGCGATTTCGAGGGGCTGAAGGCAGGCTTCAAGGATCCGGTTGCGATGATCGACGGCAATCCGTTCAAGCCGGGCAAGGCATACAAGGATTCAAAGCTCGCCTGCATGATGATGAGCCGCGAACTGCACGCGCGATTCCATGACCGCACCGGCATCGTCTTCACCACGCTCTATCCCGGCTGCGTGGCCGACACGCCGCTGTTCCGCCACGCGCCGCGCGCCTTCCAGCGCATCTTCCCGTGGTTCCAGAAGAACGTCACCGGAGGCTATGTCTCGCAGCCGCTTGCGGGCGAACGGGTCGCGGATGTGGTCGCCGACCCGGCCTTTGCGCGCTCGGGCGTTCACTGGAGCTGGGGCAACCGCCAGCGCGAAGGGCGCGAGGCGTTCGCCCAGAGCCTGTCGCCAAAGGCCACCGATGCCGCGCGGGCACGCGAATTGTGGGACCTTACCGCGCGGCTCGTCGGGCTGGAGCAGCGCGTCCGCGAACCGGCGTGA
- a CDS encoding TonB-dependent receptor encodes MMRFSLLSGAAGIAFAAIAAAPAIAGEVRGTVVDASETIALRAAQIEIEEIGRQVNSERGGTFDFGEVPAGTYTITARYVGADPVSQRVTVPETGAVTVNFALGQSGSQILVVGQGASQASALSRKRAADGVSDVLTRDAIGQFPDQNVAESLRRLPGINVLNDQGEGRFVAVRGLDPNLNATSVNGVRIPSPEGDIRGVALDVISSEIIESIEVKKSLTPDMDADTIGASIEINTTSAFDRKEDLYVVKLGGSYNELRDTLTPDLGADFAAKLTDNFGVSGGISYYNREFQTDNVEADDWTEDDGLIYAEEVQYRDYLVERERISATLGFDARVGSSTELYLRGVFSQFDDQEFRRRLTFDLGDANVSGSGLNPVFDDIRDPADPDDEAAIAVERDVKDRFERQRIRTVTFGGESQWGGLKAEYALAWAKSSERENGSVDPTIFVGEFEDSGLGVGFDYADERRPRFNVTGNTADFFDPSFYELDEIEFTALSDAEDEEFSGRLDLGYEWFTDAGTLTVQGGAKARLREKRFNGEIEFYERDDYTLADVLGEGPSNTLENLAPLPGLTQATDFFRDNFASFELNAVDTALDSANGDYSVEEDILAGYLLGRFENDQWLVIGGVRYERTDNRLSGFETALFEEGQDLPGGGVADDDTVIVTPVEFERDYDHWLPSLNIRYTPMPEFVMRFAGYRSIVRPNLEQLAPRFELDENREAVIGNPTLEPFEAWNLDASFEYYMTGNGAITAAFFYKDIDNYVTTLVLDQPGSIFGVDYEQGETFVNGPAAEIFGIELGFYQRLDFLPGFLDGLLVQANYTYTDASGLVADGEVGDITAAPTFREIPLPATSENTFNVALGYDKGPVSLRLAGTYRDGFLDEVNADGPEFDRFTDSLFQLDFTARYRVTDKVQVYFDWININDAEFYAFNRLGGRQNILQFERYNWTMKGGVRLNF; translated from the coding sequence ATGATGCGTTTCAGCCTGCTTTCCGGCGCTGCCGGCATTGCCTTTGCCGCCATTGCAGCAGCACCTGCCATCGCCGGCGAGGTGCGCGGCACCGTGGTCGATGCGTCCGAAACGATCGCCCTGCGCGCCGCGCAGATCGAGATCGAGGAAATCGGAAGGCAGGTCAATTCGGAGCGCGGCGGCACGTTCGATTTCGGCGAAGTGCCCGCCGGCACCTACACGATCACCGCGCGCTATGTCGGGGCGGACCCGGTGTCCCAGCGGGTGACGGTGCCCGAAACCGGCGCGGTCACGGTGAATTTCGCGCTCGGCCAGTCGGGCAGCCAGATCCTCGTCGTCGGACAGGGCGCGAGCCAGGCCAGCGCCCTTTCGAGAAAGCGCGCCGCGGACGGCGTTTCCGACGTCCTCACCCGCGACGCGATCGGTCAGTTTCCCGACCAGAACGTCGCCGAAAGCCTGCGCCGCCTGCCGGGCATCAACGTGTTGAACGACCAGGGCGAAGGCCGCTTCGTCGCGGTGCGCGGGCTCGACCCCAATCTCAACGCCACCTCGGTCAACGGGGTGCGCATCCCCTCGCCCGAAGGTGACATTCGCGGGGTCGCGCTCGACGTGATCTCGTCCGAGATCATCGAATCGATCGAGGTCAAGAAATCCCTCACTCCCGACATGGACGCCGACACGATCGGCGCCTCGATCGAAATCAACACGACCAGCGCCTTCGACCGCAAGGAGGACCTCTATGTCGTGAAGCTCGGCGGCAGCTACAACGAATTGCGCGACACCCTGACCCCCGATCTCGGGGCCGATTTCGCCGCCAAGCTGACCGACAATTTCGGCGTTTCGGGCGGGATCAGCTATTACAACCGCGAATTCCAGACCGACAATGTCGAGGCCGATGACTGGACCGAGGATGACGGTCTGATCTACGCCGAGGAAGTCCAGTACCGCGACTATCTCGTCGAACGCGAACGGATCAGCGCGACGCTCGGTTTCGATGCGCGCGTCGGCTCCTCGACGGAACTTTACCTGCGCGGCGTGTTCAGCCAGTTCGACGATCAGGAATTCCGCCGCCGCCTGACCTTCGATCTCGGCGATGCCAATGTCTCTGGCAGCGGCCTCAATCCCGTATTCGACGACATCCGCGATCCGGCCGACCCGGATGACGAAGCCGCGATCGCGGTCGAGCGCGACGTCAAGGACCGCTTCGAACGCCAGCGCATTCGCACCGTCACCTTCGGCGGTGAGAGCCAGTGGGGCGGGCTCAAGGCGGAATATGCGCTCGCCTGGGCGAAATCGTCCGAGCGCGAGAACGGATCGGTCGACCCGACCATCTTCGTCGGAGAATTCGAGGATTCGGGCCTTGGCGTCGGGTTCGACTATGCCGACGAACGCCGCCCGCGCTTCAACGTGACCGGCAACACCGCCGATTTCTTCGATCCCTCCTTCTACGAACTCGACGAGATCGAATTCACCGCGCTGTCAGATGCCGAAGACGAGGAATTTTCCGGCAGGCTCGACCTGGGCTATGAATGGTTCACCGATGCCGGAACGCTCACCGTCCAGGGCGGGGCCAAGGCGCGGCTGAGGGAAAAGCGCTTCAACGGCGAGATCGAATTCTACGAACGCGACGACTACACGCTTGCCGACGTGCTCGGCGAAGGGCCGTCGAACACGCTTGAAAACCTCGCGCCGCTGCCGGGCCTCACGCAGGCGACCGATTTCTTCCGCGACAATTTCGCGAGTTTCGAACTCAATGCCGTAGACACCGCGCTCGACAGTGCGAACGGGGATTATTCGGTCGAAGAGGACATCCTCGCGGGCTACCTCTTGGGCCGGTTCGAGAACGATCAATGGCTCGTCATCGGCGGGGTGCGCTACGAACGCACCGACAACCGCCTTTCGGGCTTCGAGACCGCGCTGTTCGAGGAAGGGCAGGACCTGCCCGGCGGCGGGGTCGCGGACGACGACACGGTGATCGTCACGCCGGTCGAATTCGAGCGCGACTATGACCACTGGTTGCCCAGCCTCAACATCCGCTACACGCCGATGCCCGAATTCGTGATGCGCTTTGCCGGGTATCGCAGCATCGTGCGCCCCAATCTCGAACAGCTCGCACCGCGTTTCGAACTGGACGAGAACCGCGAGGCGGTGATCGGCAACCCCACGCTGGAGCCGTTCGAGGCGTGGAACCTCGATGCGAGCTTCGAATATTACATGACCGGCAATGGCGCGATCACGGCGGCGTTCTTCTACAAGGACATCGACAATTACGTCACCACGCTGGTGCTCGATCAGCCCGGCAGCATCTTCGGGGTCGATTACGAACAGGGCGAAACCTTCGTCAACGGGCCTGCGGCGGAGATTTTCGGGATCGAACTCGGATTCTACCAGCGGCTCGATTTCCTCCCCGGCTTCCTCGACGGGCTGCTGGTGCAGGCGAACTACACATACACCGATGCGAGCGGCCTCGTCGCCGACGGCGAGGTCGGCGACATCACCGCCGCGCCGACATTCCGCGAAATCCCGCTGCCGGCCACCAGCGAGAACACCTTCAACGTCGCGCTCGGCTATGACAAGGGACCGGTCAGCCTGCGCCTTGCCGGGACCTATCGCGACGGCTTTCTCGACGAGGTGAACGCCGACGGGCCGGAATTCGATCGCTTCACCGACAGCCTGTTCCAGCTCGATTTCACGGCCCGATATCGCGTCACCGACAAGGTCCAGGTCTATTTCGATTGGATCAACATCAACGATGCCGAATTCTACGCCTTCAACCGGCTGGGCGGGCGGCAGAACATCCTCCAGTTCGAACGCTACAACTGGACGATGAAGGGCGGCGTGAGGCTGAATTTCTGA
- a CDS encoding phytase, with protein MLKPFHGFALISLGIAAACASIHVTGDPAVTVTAVAETEPVGTANEDAADDPAIWRNPADPAKSLIVGTDKKAGLHVYDLAGRELSFMPAPGLNNVDLVELPDGRVLALSSDRSDLETAHVSVARLDPDTAALTPIARIEVGPGEGYGICMGEVDGDGSFTVFSAPKKGIVYRTALQFEGEELIDKTETLTSVPSQPEGCIADPRTGTLYIGEEAAGIWAIDMQTGDKRLVAEVDNRLLVADVEGLAIAPEGRDGGYLVASSQGDNAYAVFRLPGMEPVGRFRIGAGAFGSTEETDGIELDPRAFGPAFPGGLFVAQDGMNGASAQNFKLVRWDAVLEALEAVPPAP; from the coding sequence ATGTTGAAACCCTTTCACGGCTTTGCGCTGATTTCGCTCGGGATCGCGGCGGCCTGCGCCTCGATCCACGTCACCGGCGATCCGGCGGTCACCGTCACGGCTGTGGCCGAAACCGAGCCGGTCGGCACCGCGAACGAGGACGCGGCCGACGACCCGGCGATCTGGCGCAACCCGGCGGATCCGGCGAAAAGCCTGATCGTCGGGACCGACAAGAAGGCGGGTCTGCATGTCTATGACCTTGCCGGGCGAGAGCTGTCGTTCATGCCCGCGCCGGGCCTCAACAATGTCGATCTCGTCGAATTGCCCGATGGCCGAGTCCTGGCCCTGTCGAGCGATCGCAGCGACCTTGAAACCGCGCATGTCTCGGTCGCGCGGCTCGATCCGGATACGGCTGCGCTGACCCCGATCGCGCGGATCGAGGTCGGGCCGGGCGAAGGCTACGGCATCTGCATGGGCGAAGTGGACGGGGACGGCTCCTTCACCGTCTTCAGCGCGCCCAAGAAGGGCATTGTCTACCGCACCGCCCTTCAGTTCGAGGGCGAGGAGCTGATCGACAAGACCGAAACGCTGACAAGCGTTCCCAGCCAGCCGGAAGGCTGCATTGCCGATCCGCGAACGGGAACGCTCTATATCGGCGAAGAAGCCGCCGGGATCTGGGCGATCGACATGCAGACCGGCGACAAGCGGCTCGTGGCGGAAGTCGACAACCGCCTCCTCGTCGCCGATGTCGAAGGGCTGGCGATCGCTCCTGAAGGCCGGGACGGCGGATACCTCGTCGCGTCCTCGCAGGGGGACAACGCCTATGCCGTCTTCCGCCTGCCGGGGATGGAGCCGGTCGGCCGGTTCCGCATCGGCGCGGGCGCATTCGGCAGCACCGAGGAAACCGACGGGATCGAACTCGACCCGCGCGCCTTCGGTCCGGCCTTTCCGGGCGGACTCTTCGTCGCGCAGGACGGCATGAACGGCGCTTCCGCCCAGAATTTCAAGCTGGTGCGCTGGGACGCGGTGCTCGAAGCGCTCGAGGCCGTTCCGCCCGCGCCCTGA